A section of the Streptomyces xinghaiensis S187 genome encodes:
- a CDS encoding 2Fe-2S iron-sulfur cluster-binding protein: MTAAARHGAFHPLRVAAVDRLTDDSVTVTFAVPPELRPAFRHRPGQHLTLRTRFDGAEIRRTYSICAPVTGPDGPGTLRVGIRLVEGGAFSTYALKELSAGDILEVMTPAGRFVLDPRPGTYAAVVGGSGITPVLSIAATLLAREPEARFCLVRSDRTTASAMFLEELADLKDRHPQRFQLVQTFSREQQQTGPASGRLDAERLTALLPALLPVDRVDGWFLCGPYGLVEGASRALRGLGVRRGRVHQEIFHVDSTDGTDGVDGTNGTVTAGQGVAAAAAAAAAAPGPEESTLAVTLDGRSGDWPVRSGESLLETVLRNRSDAPYACKGGVCGTCRALLVSGEVRMDRNFALEPDELDAGYVLACQSHPATERVALDFDR, from the coding sequence ATGACCGCGGCTGCCCGTCACGGCGCGTTCCATCCGCTGCGCGTGGCCGCGGTCGACCGGCTGACCGACGACTCGGTCACCGTCACCTTCGCCGTGCCACCCGAGCTCCGTCCGGCGTTCCGCCACCGCCCCGGGCAGCACCTGACCCTGCGGACCCGGTTCGACGGCGCGGAGATCCGCCGCACCTACTCGATCTGCGCCCCGGTGACCGGCCCGGACGGCCCCGGCACCCTGCGCGTGGGCATCCGGCTGGTGGAGGGCGGAGCCTTCTCCACCTACGCCCTCAAGGAACTCTCCGCCGGGGACATCCTGGAGGTGATGACCCCGGCCGGCCGGTTCGTCCTCGACCCGCGCCCCGGGACGTACGCCGCCGTGGTCGGCGGCAGCGGCATCACGCCCGTGCTGTCCATCGCCGCGACCCTGCTCGCGCGGGAACCGGAGGCCCGCTTCTGCCTCGTCCGCAGCGACCGGACCACGGCCTCGGCGATGTTCCTGGAGGAGCTGGCGGACCTCAAGGACCGCCATCCGCAACGGTTCCAGCTCGTGCAGACCTTCTCCCGGGAGCAGCAGCAGACCGGTCCGGCCTCCGGCCGGCTCGACGCGGAGCGGCTGACGGCCCTCCTTCCGGCGCTGCTGCCCGTGGACCGTGTCGACGGATGGTTCCTCTGCGGCCCGTACGGGCTGGTCGAGGGCGCCTCCCGGGCCCTGCGCGGACTCGGTGTCCGGCGCGGCCGTGTGCACCAGGAGATCTTCCATGTGGACAGCACGGACGGCACGGACGGCGTGGACGGCACGAACGGCACCGTGACCGCCGGGCAGGGAGTGGCCGCGGCCGCCGCGGCCGCCGCGGCGGCGCCGGGCCCCGAGGAGAGCACGCTGGCCGTGACCCTCGACGGCCGCTCCGGCGACTGGCCGGTCCGCAGCGGCGAATCCCTGCTGGAGACGGTGCTGCGCAACCGTTCGGACGCCCCCTACGCCTGCAAGGGCGGCGTCTGCGGCACCTGCCGGGCCCTGCTGGTCTCGGGGGAGGTGCGGATGGACCGCAACTTCGCCCTGGAACCGGACGAGCTCGACGCCGGCTATGTGCTGGCCTGCCAGTCGCACCCCGCGACGGAACGGGTGGCCCTGGACTTCGACCGCTGA
- the paaD gene encoding 1,2-phenylacetyl-CoA epoxidase subunit PaaD, with translation MVTATALEERLRELAGSVPDPELPMLSLAELGVVRGLRLLGPGRVEVELTPTYTGCPAVGTMAADIERVLQEDGIPEVTVRTVLSPPWTTDAISAEGRRKLQESGIAPPRPGGPAAAGGPVPVELSLRCPNCGSTDTTLLSRFSSTACKALRRCDACREPFDHFKEL, from the coding sequence CTGGTGACCGCCACGGCGCTGGAGGAGCGGCTGCGCGAACTGGCCGGCTCCGTCCCCGACCCGGAGCTGCCGATGCTCTCGCTGGCCGAGCTGGGCGTCGTCCGCGGGCTCCGGCTGCTGGGGCCCGGCCGGGTCGAGGTCGAACTGACCCCCACCTACACCGGCTGCCCCGCGGTCGGCACGATGGCCGCGGACATCGAGCGGGTCCTCCAGGAGGACGGGATACCCGAGGTCACCGTCCGCACCGTCCTCTCCCCGCCCTGGACCACGGACGCCATCAGCGCGGAGGGGCGCCGGAAGCTCCAGGAGTCCGGCATCGCGCCGCCCCGCCCCGGCGGGCCCGCCGCGGCCGGCGGACCGGTGCCCGTGGAGCTGTCCCTGCGCTGCCCCAACTGCGGCTCGACCGACACGACCCTGCTGAGCCGCTTCTCCTCGACGGCGTGCAAGGCGCTGCGCCGCTGTGACGCCTGCCGCGAACCCTTCGACCACTTCAAGGAGTTGTAG
- the paaC gene encoding 1,2-phenylacetyl-CoA epoxidase subunit PaaC, with product MSTPPNAPAPPGAPAAGNPAAGQPLRPLTGAPAAAALALGDDALVLSHRLGEWAGHAPVLEEEVALANIALDLLGQARLLLSLAGDEDELAFLREERAFRNTQLVEQPNGDFARTIARQLYFSVYQELLYGRLAEGGGPFAPIAAKAVKEVAYHRDHAEQWTLRLGDGTEESHRRMAAGLTELWRFTGELFQPVEGLGPDAAATAELEAEWSARITDVLRRATLPLPEGPRHSAWTAGAGRQGLHTEPFGRMLAEMQHLHRSHPGASW from the coding sequence GTGAGCACGCCACCGAACGCCCCGGCGCCCCCGGGCGCACCCGCGGCGGGGAACCCTGCCGCCGGGCAGCCCCTCCGGCCCCTCACGGGGGCGCCCGCCGCGGCGGCCCTGGCCCTCGGCGACGACGCCCTCGTCCTCTCCCACCGGCTGGGGGAGTGGGCCGGGCACGCCCCCGTCCTGGAGGAGGAGGTCGCGCTCGCCAACATCGCGCTCGATCTGCTCGGCCAGGCCCGGCTGCTGCTCTCCCTCGCCGGTGACGAGGACGAGCTGGCCTTCCTCCGCGAGGAGCGCGCCTTCCGCAACACCCAGCTCGTGGAGCAGCCGAACGGCGATTTCGCCCGGACCATCGCCCGCCAGCTCTACTTCTCCGTGTACCAGGAGCTGCTGTACGGACGGCTGGCCGAGGGCGGCGGGCCGTTCGCGCCGATCGCGGCCAAGGCCGTCAAGGAGGTCGCCTACCACCGCGACCACGCCGAGCAGTGGACCCTCCGCCTCGGCGACGGCACGGAGGAGAGCCACCGCCGCATGGCGGCCGGTCTGACGGAGCTGTGGCGCTTCACCGGCGAGCTGTTCCAGCCGGTGGAGGGGCTCGGTCCCGACGCGGCCGCGACGGCGGAGCTGGAGGCGGAGTGGTCCGCCCGGATCACGGACGTGCTCCGGCGGGCGACGCTCCCCCTCCCGGAGGGCCCCCGGCACAGCGCCTGGACGGCCGGAGCCGGGCGGCAGGGCCTGCACACGGAGCCCTTCGGCCGGATGCTGGCCGAGATGCAGCATCTGCACCGCAGCCACCCCGGAGCGTCCTGGTGA
- the paaB gene encoding 1,2-phenylacetyl-CoA epoxidase subunit PaaB, protein MSHDDWPLWEVFVRSRRGLSHTHAGSLHAPDAEMALRNARDLYTRRAEGVSIWVVPSASVTASSPDEKDSFFEPSADKPYRHPTFYEIPEGVRHL, encoded by the coding sequence ATGAGCCACGACGACTGGCCGCTGTGGGAGGTCTTCGTACGGAGCCGGCGCGGCCTCTCCCACACCCACGCCGGCAGCCTGCACGCCCCGGACGCCGAGATGGCCCTGCGCAACGCCCGCGACCTCTACACGCGGCGCGCCGAGGGCGTCTCGATCTGGGTGGTGCCGTCCGCCTCCGTCACCGCCTCCTCCCCGGACGAGAAGGACTCCTTCTTCGAGCCCTCCGCCGACAAGCCGTACCGGCACCCGACGTTCTACGAGATCCCCGAGGGGGTGCGGCATCTGTGA
- the paaA gene encoding 1,2-phenylacetyl-CoA epoxidase subunit PaaA has translation MTAAGTTAAARTGAAPGPAAPAGGTAPETPGAEAARAVFEATVAADERVEPRDWMPDDYRATLVRQMAQHAHSEIIGMQPEANWITRAPSLRRKAILMAKVQDEAGHGLYLYSAAETLGVSRAELLDKLHSGRQRYSSIFNYPTLTWADVGAIGWLVDGAAITNQVPLCRCSYGPYARAMVRICKEESFHQRQGYELLLALSRGTEAQHAMAQDAVDRWWWPSLMMFGPPDAESSHSDRSMAWKIKRHSNDELRQRFVDICVPQAESLGLTLPDPELAWNEQRGHYDFGAIDWQEFREVLRGNGPCNDQRISQRRRAHEEGAWVREAAAAYAARHRADGRESGERRAGEQSTGRQSTGGPRAAAHGKADA, from the coding sequence ATGACGGCGGCTGGGACGACAGCGGCGGCGCGGACCGGGGCGGCACCCGGCCCGGCGGCGCCCGCCGGGGGGACGGCGCCGGAGACGCCCGGCGCCGAGGCCGCGCGGGCGGTCTTCGAGGCGACGGTGGCGGCGGACGAGCGCGTCGAGCCCCGCGACTGGATGCCGGACGACTACCGCGCCACCCTCGTCCGGCAGATGGCGCAGCACGCCCACTCCGAGATCATCGGCATGCAGCCGGAGGCCAACTGGATCACCCGCGCCCCCTCGCTGCGCCGCAAGGCGATCCTGATGGCCAAGGTGCAGGACGAGGCCGGCCACGGCCTGTACCTCTACAGCGCCGCCGAGACGCTGGGCGTGAGCCGCGCGGAGCTGCTCGACAAGCTGCACAGCGGCCGCCAGCGGTACTCCTCCATCTTCAACTACCCCACCCTCACCTGGGCCGACGTCGGCGCGATCGGCTGGCTGGTGGACGGCGCGGCGATCACCAACCAGGTCCCGCTGTGCCGCTGTTCGTACGGGCCCTATGCCCGCGCGATGGTGCGGATCTGCAAGGAGGAGTCCTTCCACCAGCGCCAGGGGTACGAACTCCTGCTCGCCCTCAGCCGGGGCACCGAGGCCCAGCACGCGATGGCGCAGGACGCCGTCGACCGCTGGTGGTGGCCCTCCCTGATGATGTTCGGCCCCCCGGACGCCGAGTCCTCGCACAGCGACCGCTCGATGGCCTGGAAGATCAAGCGGCACTCCAACGACGAGCTGCGGCAGCGCTTCGTGGACATCTGCGTCCCGCAGGCGGAGTCCCTCGGCCTGACCCTCCCGGACCCGGAGCTCGCCTGGAACGAGCAGCGCGGGCACTACGACTTCGGTGCGATCGACTGGCAGGAGTTCCGCGAGGTCCTGCGCGGCAACGGCCCCTGCAACGACCAGCGGATCTCCCAGCGCCGCCGGGCGCACGAGGAGGGCGCCTGGGTGCGGGAGGCAGCGGCGGCGTACGCCGCCAGGCACCGCGCGGACGGGCGGGAGTCCGGCGAGCGGCGGGCCGGCGAGCAGAGCACCGGCAGGCAGAGCACCGGCGGGCCGCGGGCCGCCGCGCACGGAAAGGCGGACGCATGA
- a CDS encoding DUF5819 family protein encodes MDAHEQGAAGHAGVGALSWPARIAVAVALGGVTVTALVHLAMVFLHVAPGNTVSDRHGGTIDAYVYPEFEQNWKLFAPNPLQQNIAVQARAEVMGPDGGVSVTRWTNLTARDAEAVRHNPVPSHVHQNELRRAWDFFTGSHDDENRPNGLRGALSEEYLRRIVLSRIGPETAGTEVLRVQVRSATTPVAPPAWAPGEDGTAGREDGGTVHRELPWWPVGPGDVPGSARPGQAAVVSGT; translated from the coding sequence ATGGACGCACACGAACAGGGAGCGGCGGGGCACGCCGGGGTGGGAGCGCTGTCGTGGCCCGCGCGAATAGCCGTCGCGGTGGCCCTCGGGGGCGTCACGGTGACCGCCCTGGTCCATCTGGCCATGGTGTTCCTGCACGTCGCCCCCGGGAACACGGTCTCCGACCGGCACGGCGGAACGATCGACGCCTACGTTTACCCGGAGTTCGAGCAGAACTGGAAGCTGTTCGCCCCCAACCCGCTTCAGCAGAACATCGCCGTGCAGGCCCGGGCGGAGGTGATGGGGCCCGACGGCGGCGTCTCCGTCACCCGCTGGACCAACCTCACCGCCCGCGACGCGGAGGCCGTCCGCCACAACCCCGTCCCGAGCCACGTCCACCAGAACGAACTCCGCCGCGCCTGGGACTTCTTCACCGGCTCGCACGACGACGAGAACCGGCCGAACGGGCTGCGGGGCGCGCTCTCCGAGGAGTATCTGCGGCGCATCGTCCTCTCCCGGATCGGTCCGGAGACCGCCGGGACCGAGGTGCTCCGCGTGCAGGTGCGTTCCGCCACCACTCCGGTGGCCCCGCCCGCCTGGGCCCCCGGCGAGGACGGGACGGCCGGGCGGGAGGACGGCGGCACGGTGCACCGCGAACTCCCGTGGTGGCCGGTCGGCCCCGGTGACGTACCGGGCAGCGCCCGCCCCGGGCAGGCGGCGGTGGTGAGCGGCACATGA
- a CDS encoding HTTM domain-containing protein, translating into MSVSRLAGALARGITHVTGGALGPYQSAVVRIGFSFTWLVFLLREWPHRRELYGPDGPWSWDMARQLIDGNGAFTVLMWSDGRLWFETVYLLSVAASALLLLGWRTRTVSVLFMVGVLSLQNRSVFMGDGGDNVIHLMAIYLVLTRCGRVWSLDARRERRRRRARESGFAGGKATEVDEAGAAGAAGEAGAAGEAREAGEATAAARTAAPRAPRDVTGVVLWSLLGLVLALASLLPGLSAGWAVVFWGLWLVHALWWAVNRYVPGGELRAVLDMTANLVHNAALFVIMAEVCLIYATAGWYKVQGSRWQDGTALHYPLHLDYFTPWPALSEALGSNGVMVMLITYGTVIVQVAFPFTLFNRRVKNVLLAAMMTEHFAISVVLGLPFFSLAMIAADAVFLPTGFLRATGRIAGRITGRARDRLLPGPRRRGGGTDGPSGKPPAGDPEDRRRRTLVG; encoded by the coding sequence ATGAGCGTCTCCCGCCTCGCCGGCGCGCTCGCGCGCGGCATCACCCATGTCACGGGCGGTGCCCTCGGCCCCTACCAGTCCGCCGTGGTGCGGATCGGCTTCTCCTTCACCTGGCTGGTCTTCCTGCTCCGCGAGTGGCCGCACCGCCGGGAGCTGTACGGCCCGGACGGGCCGTGGAGCTGGGACATGGCCCGGCAGCTGATCGACGGCAACGGCGCCTTCACGGTGCTCATGTGGTCCGACGGGCGGCTGTGGTTCGAGACGGTGTACCTGCTGTCCGTGGCGGCGAGCGCGCTGCTGCTGCTCGGCTGGCGCACCCGCACGGTCTCCGTGCTGTTCATGGTGGGCGTGCTGTCGCTGCAGAACCGCAGTGTGTTCATGGGGGACGGCGGGGACAACGTCATCCACCTCATGGCGATCTACCTGGTGCTGACCCGCTGCGGCAGGGTCTGGTCGCTGGACGCCCGCCGGGAGCGGCGGCGGAGGCGGGCGCGGGAGAGCGGCTTCGCGGGCGGGAAAGCGACGGAGGTCGATGAGGCCGGGGCGGCCGGGGCGGCCGGGGAGGCCGGAGCGGCCGGGGAGGCCCGGGAGGCGGGGGAGGCCACCGCGGCCGCCCGGACCGCGGCGCCCCGGGCCCCGCGGGACGTCACCGGCGTGGTCCTCTGGTCGCTGCTCGGCCTCGTCCTCGCACTGGCGTCCCTCCTCCCGGGCCTGTCCGCCGGCTGGGCGGTGGTCTTCTGGGGCCTCTGGCTGGTGCACGCCCTGTGGTGGGCGGTGAACCGGTATGTGCCCGGCGGCGAACTCCGCGCCGTCCTCGACATGACCGCCAACCTCGTCCACAACGCCGCCCTGTTCGTGATCATGGCCGAGGTCTGCCTGATCTACGCGACGGCCGGCTGGTACAAGGTGCAGGGCTCGCGCTGGCAGGACGGCACCGCGCTGCACTACCCGCTCCACCTCGACTACTTCACGCCCTGGCCCGCCCTCTCCGAGGCGCTCGGTTCCAACGGCGTGATGGTGATGCTCATCACCTACGGCACGGTGATCGTCCAGGTCGCCTTCCCGTTCACGCTCTTCAACCGCCGGGTCAAGAACGTCCTGCTGGCCGCGATGATGACCGAGCACTTCGCCATCTCGGTCGTCCTCGGACTGCCCTTCTTCTCGCTGGCGATGATCGCGGCGGACGCGGTGTTCCTGCCGACCGGCTTCCTGCGGGCCACCGGACGGATCGCGGGACGGATCACCGGCCGGGCCCGCGACCGGCTGCTGCCCGGCCCGCGGCGGCGCGGCGGCGGCACGGACGGCCCGTCCGGGAAGCCGCCGGCCGGCGACCCGGAGGACCGGCGGCGCCGTACCCTCGTCGGGTGA
- a CDS encoding TrmH family RNA methyltransferase produces the protein MQYDEGYAPGAVGVGPHPRPWPAGDRWDPELLAHGDRRNVVDRYRYWTREAIVADLDTRRHDFHVAVENWAHDFNIGSVVRTANAFLAKEVHIVGRRRWNRRGAMVTDRYQHVRHHPDTADLTAWAAAEDLPVIGIDNLPGSVPLETTVLPRRCVLLFGQEGPGLTEEARKHAAMVCSIAQFGSTRSINAGAAAAIAMHAWVQTHVFG, from the coding sequence GTGCAGTACGACGAGGGCTACGCGCCCGGGGCCGTCGGCGTCGGTCCGCACCCGCGGCCGTGGCCCGCCGGGGACCGCTGGGACCCGGAGCTGCTCGCGCACGGCGACCGCCGCAACGTCGTCGACCGGTACCGCTACTGGACGCGCGAGGCGATCGTCGCCGACCTGGACACCCGCCGCCACGACTTCCACGTCGCCGTCGAGAACTGGGCCCACGACTTCAACATCGGCTCCGTGGTGCGCACCGCCAACGCCTTCCTGGCGAAGGAGGTGCACATCGTCGGACGGCGCCGCTGGAACCGGCGGGGCGCCATGGTCACCGACCGGTACCAGCACGTCCGGCACCACCCGGACACCGCGGACCTCACCGCCTGGGCCGCAGCCGAGGACCTGCCCGTCATCGGCATCGACAACCTGCCCGGCTCCGTACCGCTGGAGACGACCGTCCTGCCGCGCCGCTGCGTGCTGCTGTTCGGACAGGAGGGGCCGGGGCTCACCGAGGAGGCGCGGAAGCACGCCGCCATGGTCTGCTCCATCGCGCAGTTCGGCTCCACCCGGTCGATCAACGCGGGCGCCGCCGCGGCCATCGCCATGCACGCCTGGGTTCAGACGCACGTGTTCGGCTGA
- a CDS encoding 6-phospho-beta-glucosidase, with protein sequence MRLTVLGGGGFRVPLVYRALLDDSGDPAGRCTELVLYDTDRGRLDAIGAVLARQAARRAGEGHGGPAPAVRLTTELDDALRGADFVFSAIRVGGLEGRVRDERIPLAEGVLGQETVGAGGVLYGLRTLPVAVRIAERVAAVAPDAWVINFTNPAGMVTEAMGRVFRERGLPDRVIGICDSPVGLCRRAARALGADPDRADYDYVGLNHLGWLRRLTVDGRDLLPGLLGDRAALESFEEGKLFGADWLRALGALPNEYLHYYYFNRETVASVTAAEATRGEFLHRQQARFYAGEAAGGDAAGDPYEAWERTRLEREETYMAESREATGGWQRDSCDLDGGGYDRVALALMRAIARNERTKLILNVPGRGAVPALDADAVVEVPCLVDAGGARPLATGAVAPDQLGLMLTLKAVERSAIGAAESGSRAAALRALALHPLVDSVRVAERILDAAGGFRG encoded by the coding sequence ATGAGGCTGACCGTGCTGGGCGGAGGCGGTTTCCGCGTACCGCTGGTGTACCGGGCGCTGCTCGACGACAGCGGTGATCCGGCGGGCCGCTGCACCGAACTGGTCCTGTACGACACCGACCGCGGCCGTCTCGACGCCATCGGCGCCGTGCTCGCCCGCCAGGCCGCCCGCCGCGCCGGGGAAGGCCACGGCGGCCCCGCGCCCGCGGTCCGGCTCACCACGGAGCTGGACGACGCGCTGCGCGGCGCCGACTTCGTCTTCTCCGCGATCCGCGTCGGCGGACTGGAGGGCCGGGTGCGCGACGAGCGGATCCCGCTGGCCGAGGGGGTGCTGGGCCAGGAGACGGTGGGCGCGGGGGGCGTGCTCTACGGGCTGCGCACCCTGCCGGTGGCGGTACGCATCGCGGAACGGGTCGCCGCGGTCGCCCCGGACGCCTGGGTCATCAACTTCACCAACCCGGCGGGCATGGTCACCGAGGCCATGGGCCGCGTCTTCCGCGAACGCGGCCTGCCGGACCGGGTGATCGGCATCTGCGACTCCCCGGTGGGGTTGTGCCGGCGTGCCGCGCGCGCCCTGGGAGCCGACCCCGACCGCGCGGACTACGACTACGTCGGTCTCAACCATCTGGGCTGGCTGCGCCGGCTGACCGTGGACGGCCGCGATCTGCTGCCGGGTCTGCTCGGCGACCGCGCCGCGCTGGAGTCCTTCGAGGAGGGGAAGCTCTTCGGCGCCGACTGGCTGCGGGCCCTCGGCGCACTGCCCAACGAGTATCTGCACTACTACTACTTCAACCGGGAGACGGTGGCCTCCGTGACCGCCGCCGAGGCCACCCGGGGCGAGTTCCTCCACCGCCAGCAGGCCCGCTTCTACGCCGGCGAGGCCGCCGGCGGCGACGCCGCGGGGGATCCGTACGAGGCGTGGGAGCGCACCCGCCTCGAACGCGAGGAGACGTACATGGCCGAGAGCCGCGAGGCGACCGGCGGCTGGCAGCGCGACAGCTGCGACCTCGACGGCGGCGGCTACGACCGGGTGGCGCTGGCCCTGATGCGCGCGATCGCCCGCAACGAACGGACCAAGCTGATTCTCAACGTGCCGGGGCGCGGCGCGGTGCCGGCGCTCGACGCGGACGCCGTGGTGGAGGTCCCCTGCCTGGTGGACGCCGGGGGCGCGCGTCCGCTGGCCACCGGGGCGGTGGCACCGGACCAGCTCGGGCTGATGCTGACCCTCAAGGCCGTGGAGCGGTCGGCGATCGGGGCCGCGGAGAGCGGCTCGCGCGCCGCGGCCCTGCGGGCGCTGGCCCTCCACCCGCTGGTGGACTCGGTGCGGGTCGCGGAGCGGATCCTGGACGCGGCGGGCGGCTTCCGCGGCTGA
- a CDS encoding carbohydrate kinase family protein: MDPLASVRREDDPVTDVFLTGTVFLDIVFTGLDHAPVRGTETWARGMGSSPGGAANMATALRRLGLRTSLAAAFGDDVYGDYCWESLADCEGIDLGPSHRAPGWHSPVTVSMAYEGERTMVSHGHEAPTPCVSVAERPRSLACVASLDPGRRLDDWVRRAHGEGSKIFADVGWDGSGVWDPDTLADLTHCHAFLPNATEAQHYTRTDSPEAAVRALAELVPVAVVTKGAAGAVAVDGLTGESADVPALGVDALDPTGAGDVFMAGFITGTLAGWPLADRLSFANLTAALSVQHFGGSLSAPGWAEVAAWWQYAIKCGGQSDEVMRRYRFLADLLPAGTADWPLRRATPTIGFRAT; this comes from the coding sequence ATGGACCCGCTGGCCTCCGTACGGCGCGAGGACGACCCGGTGACGGACGTCTTCCTGACCGGCACCGTCTTCCTCGACATCGTCTTCACCGGGCTCGACCACGCCCCGGTGCGGGGCACCGAGACCTGGGCGCGCGGCATGGGGTCCAGCCCGGGCGGCGCGGCCAACATGGCCACCGCGCTGCGCCGGCTCGGGCTGCGGACGTCACTGGCGGCGGCCTTCGGCGACGACGTCTACGGCGACTACTGCTGGGAGAGCCTCGCGGACTGCGAGGGCATCGACCTCGGGCCCTCCCACCGCGCGCCGGGCTGGCACTCGCCGGTCACCGTCTCCATGGCCTACGAGGGCGAGCGGACGATGGTCTCGCACGGCCACGAGGCGCCCACCCCGTGCGTCAGCGTCGCCGAACGGCCGCGCTCCCTGGCCTGTGTGGCCTCGCTCGACCCGGGCCGGCGGCTGGACGACTGGGTGCGCCGGGCCCATGGCGAGGGCAGCAAGATCTTCGCCGATGTGGGCTGGGACGGAAGCGGTGTCTGGGACCCGGACACCCTCGCGGACCTGACGCACTGCCACGCCTTCCTGCCCAACGCCACCGAGGCCCAGCACTACACCCGCACCGACAGCCCCGAGGCCGCGGTGCGGGCGCTGGCCGAGCTGGTGCCCGTCGCGGTGGTCACCAAGGGGGCCGCGGGCGCGGTCGCCGTCGACGGCCTCACCGGGGAGAGCGCCGATGTGCCGGCCCTCGGGGTGGACGCCCTCGACCCGACCGGCGCGGGCGATGTCTTCATGGCGGGCTTCATCACCGGCACCCTGGCCGGCTGGCCGCTCGCCGACCGGCTCTCCTTCGCCAATCTCACCGCCGCGCTGTCCGTGCAGCACTTCGGCGGATCGCTCTCCGCCCCCGGCTGGGCCGAGGTCGCCGCCTGGTGGCAGTACGCCATCAAGTGCGGCGGGCAGAGCGACGAGGTGATGCGGCGCTACCGCTTCCTCGCCGATCTGCTGCCCGCGGGCACCGCCGACTGGCCGCTCCGGCGGGCCACCCCGACGATCGGTTTCCGCGCCACCTGA